TTGATTGGAAATTTAAGCAACAATGATTAATCAGGATTCTAAGAAGTCAGGATTTTTATGTCTTTTACAACCAAATAAATAACATTTTGATTCAACATATGCCGTAAAATTCATACTAGGACGATAATTTAAATGTAGGATATTATCATAGCCTCTAAGATAATCCCGTTTATCAGCCTCCAGTTCCAACTTATATCTTTCGCGATCTTCTGGAGTAAAATCTTCATCTTCATCCGTTATGCAACTAATTAATTCTTCATTAATCTTAACCAAGGCATTGTTCAGAATGTCCTTAGCCTTATCCAAAAATCCACATTGAACGTTGGCATACAAATAGCGAAGCACCCAGTCCGGACTGACCCATAATTTAGTTCCCACATAAGCATTGACCACGTTAGTATACTGATCCAGCTCAAAATAAATGTCTGCTAACCCTTCCTTATCTATCTCTGAATTCTTATCATCCATAGACCTCACAAGCTCTTCAATAGCCTCTTTTGGGTAAGAACCTGTCTTAATTTTACATACAGCATAATAATACAATGCCCAGTAGCTGTAGCATTCATTTTTAACCTGATGAGCCTTCCAATAGTACTCTGAAGCTTCTTCCAGTTGTCCCAATTGAAATAAAGATGCTGCGAGATTATATTGATTTAGAAAGGTTGGTTTAACACTAAAAGATCGTTCTAACGCTGATTTCGCTTCATTCCATCTCTCTTTTGCAAAATAAAATTGACCAAGCATTGCACTGGGAACTTCTGACTTTGGATTCAGCAGCATTATTCTTTCTAATAATAGAATCGCATCTTCTTCACGATTGATCCATCCACCACTCTCGATCTCCGGCTCTCCTTCATGAAAATAAAAGTAAGCCAAATTAGATAATGACTGTTCAGAAGGGTTTATTTCAGCATTCCTCTTGAAGAGTTTAAAAGCTTCTAAATAATCATTAAC
This Paenibacillus sp. FSL R5-0345 DNA region includes the following protein-coding sequences:
- a CDS encoding CDC27 family protein, giving the protein MTDYTNELNDLKFAYKQDSTNPLIANQLAIASMEVNDYLEAFKLFKRNAEINPSEQSLSNLAYFYFHEGEPEIESGGWINREEDAILLLERIMLLNPKSEVPSAMLGQFYFAKERWNEAKSALERSFSVKPTFLNQYNLAASLFQLGQLEEASEYYWKAHQVKNECYSYWALYYYAVCKIKTGSYPKEAIEELVRSMDDKNSEIDKEGLADIYFELDQYTNVVNAYVGTKLWVSPDWVLRYLYANVQCGFLDKAKDILNNALVKINEELISCITDEDEDFTPEDRERYKLELEADKRDYLRGYDNILHLNYRPSMNFTAYVESKCYLFGCKRHKNPDFLES